GAGGACGAACTCGAGTCGCTCCGTCGAGAGCGGACGGCGATCGGGGCAGCGCTCGAGCAGGACGACGAGTAACGCGATTCCCTTTCACGCCGAACAATCGAACCGTGATCAGGCGTCGGCTTTCGCCTCGAGCAGGGCGTCGTACATTCCCTCCGCGAGGTCGCGTGCCCGCCCTTCCTCACGGGCCTCGGCGTAGACGCGCACGAGTGGCTCGGTGCCCGAGGGGCGGGCGAGCACCCAGGCGTCGCCGTAGTCGAGGCGGTAGCCGTCTCGGGTGTTCAACTCGGCGTCGGCCTCGCGGGCGAAGGTCGCCACCGCCTCGAGCATTGCCTCGCGCTCGGCCGTCGACTCGTAGGCGACGTTCCGTCGATCGTTGACGTAGCCCCCGTACGGGGCAACGACCTCGCTGACGGGTCGGTCTGCGATCAGCTCGAGGAATTTGGCGGCCGTGTAGGCGCCGTCTCGGGAGAGCCGGTAGTCGGGGAAGAAGATGCCGCCGTTGCCCTCGCCCGCGATCGGCACCCGACGACCGTCGGCCTCGAGGTCGCGGATGCGGGTGATGATGTTCGTCGAGCCGATGGGGGTGAGTTCGAGGTCGGCACCCACGTCGTTCGCGACGTCGACGAGCCGCTGGGAGACGTTGACGGCCGAGACGGTGACGTCGCCGGCCTCGAGTGTAGCGGCGGCGAGGGCAGCGAGGGTGGCGTCACCCTCGACGTAGGCGCCGGATTCGTCGAAGAAGATCGCCCGGTCCGCGTCGCCGTCGTGGGCGATGCCGACGTCGGCGCCGGCCGCGCTGACGAGCCGGCCGAGGTCGCCGAGGTTATCCGGGATCGGTTCCGGATCGCGACCGGGGAAGTGGCCGTCGGCCTGTCCGTTGACGGTGACGACGCGACAGCCCAGTTCCCGGAAGATCTCCGGACTGGTCAACGAGCCCGCCCCGTGGCCGGGGTCGAGCGCGACGGTCAACTCGGCGTCGGCGATACGGTCGCGGTCGACGGCGGCGAGCACCTCCTCGACGTACGCCCGTCCGACGCCGTCGACCTCGCGCATCCGGCCGATCTCGCTCCACGGGACGGTCGCGAACACCTCCTCGAGTAACGTCGATTCGACTCGCTCGAGGTCGGCGACGGCGAGTTCGACCCCGTCCTCGCCGATCAGTTTGACGCCGTTGTACTTCGGCGGGTTGTGCGAGGCCGTGATCATTATCGCCGGGATCCCCTCGCGCTCGGCGTACGCTTGCACCCCCGGCGTCGGGACGACGCCGACCCGATCGACGTCGACCCCCACGCTCGCCAGCCCGCTGGCGGCCGCGTCGGCGAGCATCCGTCCCGTCAGTCGCGTGTCCCGGGCGACGGCGACCCGGTCGAACCCCCAGACCGTCCCCGCGGCTTTCGCCACGCGCAGGACGAACGCCGGCGTCACCTCCTCGTTGGCGACACCCCGCGTCCCACTCGATCCGAACACTTCCATTACGATGTACTCGGTATGGCGTCCCCAAAGTGATTCCGGATGTGCGCGATCATCGGTCGCGTCGCGGGTCGCGGCCCTCCTCGGCGTCTTTCCACTCGCCGATGCCGGA
This portion of the Natronobeatus ordinarius genome encodes:
- the glmM gene encoding phosphoglucosamine mutase — encoded protein: MEVFGSSGTRGVANEEVTPAFVLRVAKAAGTVWGFDRVAVARDTRLTGRMLADAAASGLASVGVDVDRVGVVPTPGVQAYAEREGIPAIMITASHNPPKYNGVKLIGEDGVELAVADLERVESTLLEEVFATVPWSEIGRMREVDGVGRAYVEEVLAAVDRDRIADAELTVALDPGHGAGSLTSPEIFRELGCRVVTVNGQADGHFPGRDPEPIPDNLGDLGRLVSAAGADVGIAHDGDADRAIFFDESGAYVEGDATLAALAAATLEAGDVTVSAVNVSQRLVDVANDVGADLELTPIGSTNIITRIRDLEADGRRVPIAGEGNGGIFFPDYRLSRDGAYTAAKFLELIADRPVSEVVAPYGGYVNDRRNVAYESTAEREAMLEAVATFAREADAELNTRDGYRLDYGDAWVLARPSGTEPLVRVYAEAREEGRARDLAEGMYDALLEAKADA